ATTTATGATCTGTGTAATGGAGAAAGCACCAGGTGGTCATGTTAATGCTTCCGATCCCAATTGGGGAACGGAGCTTTTTGAGCAATGGGGTGAGGTAACAGGAAGAATGCATGCTTTAACTCTGCAATACAATCCGGAGACTGTTCTGGCAAGACCACATCAGGGTAAGCTAGATTTTGACTTTGCTAACTTTGGTACTGTTGAACAGCAGCTTTTTGAAAAGTTGCTTCAAATAAATGATCGGATTAACCAGTTGCCGCGGAATCGAGAAGGCTATGGACTATGTCACCGTGATTTGCATCAGGGTAATTTCTTCGTGCATGAGGGGCAGATCACCGTGTTTGATTTTGATGATTGCGGATACGACTATATGGTGCATGATATTGCCATTGCCGTTTATTATTCGACCATCTTTGGAGATTGGCGAAAACCGGAGGTAGAGCAGAGTAGAACTTCTAGTCTTGCGGCAGCCATGCTGACGTCTTTTATGAAAGGGTATAATCGAGAGTATGCACTCGACAATAAATGGCTAGAAGAGCTCCCGCTCTTTATTGAGAAGCGCCGACTGGAATTAGTGCTTTTGTTATTTCAAGAGTTTTCGGAGTCACAGCGTGAGCAGGATAGAGAGTGGCTTGCCCGTAATATTCAGGATGCCCTAAATGACAAAGCTTGTTTAGAGCTTTAATAAATCCCTTTGAGTAGTTTTTAATATATTTAGAATAGATAATGAGGATATATCATATAAAAAAGGAGCATTTATTTGAACCTAGCAACTCCTGTAACACCTATTCAACTTATGCAAGTACTTCTAAACGTTTCTGTGATCCGCCCTGTTTTTATTTGGGGGGCACCTGGTATTGGAAAGTCTTCTCTTGTAGAAGCTTTTGCTGATCAGGTGGGTCTTCCATGTGTTTCTCTTCTGGGTTCTCAACTAGCACCGGAAGACATCATTGGGGTACCTCAAATCGTTAACGGCAAGAGCCAATTTTGTCCTCCGAAAATGATTGCTCGGGACGAACCGTATTGCTTGTTCTTAGACGAGCTTAATGCCTGTTCTCAAGAGGTGCAAAAAGCTTTTTATAGTCTTATCCACGAACGCCGCATCGGCGATTATCACCTACCTGAGGGCTCTATAGTAATAGGAGCTGGTAACCGTGCACAAGATAGTGCAATTGTTAAACCTATGTCTTCCGCGCTTATCAATCGGATGTTCCATATACAGCTAAATGTATCTTTTCAGAATTGGATCTCTTGGG
This Paenibacillus sp. FSL R5-0345 DNA region includes the following protein-coding sequences:
- a CDS encoding phosphotransferase enzyme family protein, whose protein sequence is MPNWQVKFDEEMLKQAAQQIQVDWTTIKYIGGFENVVYSFPKDDHEYILRVTHQSHQEQEMVISELDFMDHLAKHGVQLARPIPFQDGSLVQTLFKDEERFMICVMEKAPGGHVNASDPNWGTELFEQWGEVTGRMHALTLQYNPETVLARPHQGKLDFDFANFGTVEQQLFEKLLQINDRINQLPRNREGYGLCHRDLHQGNFFVHEGQITVFDFDDCGYDYMVHDIAIAVYYSTIFGDWRKPEVEQSRTSSLAAAMLTSFMKGYNREYALDNKWLEELPLFIEKRRLELVLLLFQEFSESQREQDREWLARNIQDALNDKACLEL